In Salvelinus sp. IW2-2015 linkage group LG8, ASM291031v2, whole genome shotgun sequence, the sequence TCAACTATGGACAGACTTTTACAAAACCTACATGTAAGTAATTAGAGGTTTTACAGTCCAAGGGTACTTCTcaattctctctttcctccaaaaGAATgaacttgttcacttcccttcactgatttgaagggAAATGACTGGTAAaggaaatatggtggaaactccctcgCATGCCTCCACCGATCTAAAGCTTTTAGAATTGTGGAAAGTAGTGAACAAGTGTAaacttcaggagaaaggagatattattgggacgCACCCAAAGGCTCTACACCGCACCCATTGCTATCTATGTCACAAATCAATGAGTTGATCCACCATATAAGTTAATCAGGTCAATTGATTATTGAATACAGATCGCTACATTTACTTATTTAATTGAATAGCCTAATCATTCCTCTTCCATCCCCAGCCTCTGTTGTGATCCCTACAGGCCAACATGTCCAGAGTTTCACAGCTAAGGGAAGTTACACGAAACTGTCATACATTTGAATGATAACTTTTGTTGTGCAGTGCATGTCTGCAAACCGCTGTTTGGGAAAAGAGCTTACTGCTAGCCTGTATAACGTTGATTAAATAATTTGGTTGACAGGTGTAGATTTACAtggcattttagtcatttagcagagactTTTATCCAGTGCGACTTATAGTTAGTTCATTCAACTCAAGGTACGACAACCACATGTCATAGTAAGTAAAACTTCCGTCAATATGTTTAATGTTGGAGCCACACCCTGATTGACATGCCAAGTTGTCAATAAGGTGTTCAGCAGCTTGATCAGAGCCATAGCAGCACCAAATATCAGAGCCAGGCTAGTAGCACTGTATGGTTAGGGCCAGCACGATGGTGTGAAAAAGGTAAGAGAGACCTCACCACCTTGTTGTTTTGTGGCAACCTTTTACAACTCACTGGGATTGCGTTccaataatctctcctttctcACAAAGTATGCACTTGTTCATTTCTCTTCATGGATCTGAAAGGAAATTACTGATGTATGGAAAATTCCTCTAGCACAGcgtttcccaactccggtcctccagtacccccaacagtacacatttctgTTGTAGCCCCGAACAAACTcttgattcaacttgttaacTAATCATCAAACCCTGGATGAGaagaatcaggtgagtttgtctggggctacaccaaaaatgtgtgctgttggggatactggagttgggctgttgtgtactggagttgggctgttgtgTACTGGAGGACTTGAGTTGGGGAAACACGGCTCTAGCACATGCCTAcatcaatccaatgcttttaaaatgaacgagtgcacactttgGGAAGAAGGAGAGATTATTTGGACACACCCTGAGAGTGACTGTGGAAAAGCAGCAGCAGCCTATTAAACCCCACGTTCTTATGTGATTCTGTACACACCAGGGTTGGTAACAAATTTGTCTGGGAAAGGGCCTTATGTTGTGTCTGGTAACAGGAGGACAGGTCAAGATGACACTATATTAACCATACAAAGGATGGGGATGGTGGGGCACATTTTAATTTAGGCCTAGATGTGGGCAGAGCAAAGAAAGGTAAAAAGGAAATCAGTCTTTAGAGCATCCTGTTTGTGGGCAGCTAGGgtttttcttctctcccctctctctcaatttgatgttaaaggaccagtgcagtcaattctgttttcctgtgttttatatcctATTGTACAGTAGACGATGAAacgaacactgtaaaagtgtgatcagtgttatttcttgatagttgctggttgaaaattcAATCTACACAGGAGCTTTAAATGAGCAGGTTTGCATGGACGGGAGTTCTGCTTTCCAttgtgacatcaccatgtggtaaattggttaattgaacaataacaaagagagttctaAACCCCTCTGCCAATAAAAGCAATTTTTGCCACTTTTtcatggaaatctattacagtaatgtacttaattgttatccagaaGTGATTTGATATTTATATAAAAATGGCTGGTTTGGGCCTTTAAGTAGCTACCTTTAGCACGTTTGAGTACCATAAAACAGTCTTATGTGTTTGGTTATACTGTAGCGGCATGAGTCATGATGTCAACAGTCCTCCTATACTGTATGAGTCATGTCAAGCTGAACAGGATCATCTTTTTTCTACACGAGAACTGTATGATGACCTACTACAGTAACTAATTTTTATGAAAATACAGACAGTGATGTAGGCAAATTGTTAGTGAGTTTTTAGAATGGCATATCTATATCTCTGTGCACCTGATGAGGTTAGAATGTTTTCTTATGCTTGTTAGACAGCCTCTAGTTTCCCAGGACTTGAGCCTGAACCCAGGACTCACTGGAAAACAGTGGTAAGTGAAACTGACAAGTCAACTCAGCGACCCCATTACTTGTGTGAGAGCAGAGGTCAAGAAGACTTGTAGCCTACTAActgttgtgttttattttatgtGTGATCTTGTTGCACAAGCAATTTCCCTGTCTCTACAACAAATACAGTTGAACGTTATTTCATTGAGTGGAGCAAATATGTGTAAACTGTCTAATTGTGTTGCAGAACAACAATGGGACTCTGGccaccttctctcttcctccacggATGACCTACCCAGTCCAGATCCCTGCAGGGGTCACAGCGCAGACAGCCTCTGGTAAGAAGGAGGAAAACATGCATTAGCCCTCCATACACTCCCTCGATTAACTTCATTGAATGGTCCAATGCTATTTCATAGAAACATTTACCGAAATCTCTATGATGCATGTTTATGATACATGAAATGTCATGATATAGAAAAAAGAAATAGCTTCATCAGTCTATTTTTTTCAACTTTTACAATGGGACTTTTGTATCTATTTCTCCCCTCTTTTACCTCCCTAAGGCCAGCTTTACAAGGTCAACTTTACAGTGATGGTGTCCCAGGCTCCAGCTGGCCACAGCCCTCTCCCCTCAGCTCCAGAAGGGGGTCCTGTAGTGGAGCGGAAAGATCCTCGCTCAGATTCCCAGCAGTCAGCTGTGGTGGTCCCTTCTACTGTCCTCAAGACCATGACCCCTCCGAAGACAGAACCGTTCTCCCCACGGCCTGTGGCCCCTCCCACAGCTGTACCTCAGACACCAGAGCAGAAGACCCTGATACGTCCAGTCCATGTGATGCCTCCGGTCCAGGTGAACCACCATCTTTATGTTTTTGTAGCActttgaaatgtgttttacaaataaaatgtattattattattccccagCCACCTGATGAGAAGCCCGTGCTACCCAAACCCGTGGTCCAGCCCCCAGTTCAGGAGAACCATCTCCTTCAGCAGCCACAGGTTGCTCAGGCACGCTTTTCTGTGCAGACTCCAGTGTCCTTTTATTTCCGTTCCAACCGCCATCTCACCCCCCAGAGAGCCCTTTTGACAGTGGTGATTTCAATCTGGATGGGATTGACTTCGACAGTCCACAGCCACAGCAGCTAGACATGAGCCTGTCCTCGTCcctctcctctggctctgcccagatGCCAAGCCTTTAGGCAAAGTCTTCTAAGTTTTTTTTCAACGACTTGTGGACAACTCAGCCATATCTTCATCAAATAGTCAACAATCTCATGTAATTGAATTACAATGGCAAGGCACGGTACTGCTATAATTAATAAGACAGAGGCTtcctcccaaatgacaccctattccctacatagtacacatcctgaccagggaccataggactctagtcaaaagtagtgcacttttattgagaatagggtgccattggacaACAAGAGACCTGAGCCAAGGTTCAACATACAGCTTACATAATCATGTCTATTTTACCCAGGTCAAGATGAAGATGAGCCTGTCTGAAGGGTCATGGTTGGGGGTGGGTTGGATTTCGGGGCCAGTGAGGTGGGGGTGGAGGAGATGGTGAACAGGAGGAGCAGGATATGACAACACACCTGGAGGGTCGACCTGTGTATGCTACCAAGGTACCAAGGTAAGACAGGAGATAGCAATCCCAAATCCACCCCTAGACCCTATGCACTTTGGAGATCTGAAAGGATGTCATACTGTAGGTACagtataagcaatatggtgaaaatTCCACCTaacctatcagagggcaaggtggagctTTTGTCATATTGCTAATGTGGAAAGAGAATAAGATGTGGCATATGTGTTGAAGGAATTTTATTCTGATAACATCCACCTGTACTCTAATTGGCTTCTGTACTTTAGCAAGGGGCTGCTGGGTGGGGATCAGGCAGAGTGGCTATAATGTAGCCTACTCAGTGGAGGGGTCCCATTCCCCCTCccctttatatttatttatattatccCCTGATAAGTTATGCATTCTGTCTCATCATTAAAGTGCAGTCTGGCACTGATGGCGCATTGTCAGCTTCTACAAGATGAAGACCTAACTCACAGAATTACTAACACCAGTCAAattctctcagatctccacaaacATATAGGGCATCTGGTCTCAATTTGTAGTTCATAACACTTCCTGTTCCTCCTTCTCCAGCTGGAGATGACCCtgttgaaagactacaacttcaACGATGCTCTGGCAGACATCATCCACCTGAACAGCAGTTCTGAtttggaggaggagatggaaggagGTGTGTAGCATTGTGTCAACAATAGTTATGCTAGCCAAAGGAAGTGTTTGCCTTGATAGCTAACGGTCGCTGCGTCATTCTCATAGAGGAGCTTGCTGATGCATGCACAAGCTAACGAGTGTGGTTAcagcaaagatggtggataaatgaagatgtccCTCTCAGGCCATTTACCATTGAAAATGGCCAATTCTGGTCTGAACAGGGTGGCTCTCACTTAGGCAACAATGCATTAGCAGCTGGTTCTGGTCTGCTTAGATCATCgactgtatatgaaccagaaaaGATGAGGGGGTGGGATGTCTCACTTCCTCTTCCGTCTGTGTTTACAGGTGCAATGGAAGAGAATGAGTTTCTAGGTATGATCACTGCGGAGGTTCTGCAGGCCCTACAGGAGGCGGAGGGCAGCAGTGATGATGGCAACTCCAGCTCCAGTGGTGACGGTGTCTGGATGGATGAAATCCCAGTGGAAGAGGTAAGAAATGGGTATTGAGGAAAAGAAGGGCGTCCTGTCCTCTTTGTTTTTCAAAATAAGTATTTGGGTCTGGTTTGCCAGACACAGATCAAGCCTAGTCCGGGACAAACAGGCACTTTAAATGGGGAATCTCCTTTGACAAGTCCCCATGCTGATGAACCTGTACAAAAATCAGTAGATGTTGCTATTTCATTGTTTGACAGTAATCATCTAACACAGTATTTGGGGCCTAGTATGCCTTATTGGCATGAACAAAACCAGAGTGATTAACGCAAAACCAGAGCGTTTAACCCTAACACAAATTatagtatttttcttgtctatattgaatagatcatttaaacattcaaagtgtaggttggaaaaggtttgtgaacccctaggccaggggtcgggaacctttttgactaagagagccatgaaagcaaaaaaattggaaatttatttcagtgagagccatataatatattttaaaagtgaattcaactaaatgtcagtataataaGCCTCTGAATTTATTCTTAAATAATGTTGTTATAATACTCACCATTAATGCGACTTCTGGTGCTGCATGGATTTGCTGATGTCTTTGTAGTCTGGTTGGTACTTGGTGAGGTTAAGCTTCATGCAAGCGTTGAGGCTTTCATCCGTTAAACGTGATCGTAGATTGGACTTGATGTTTTTAAGATGTGAGAATGACTGCTCACATGCATACGTAGATCCAAACATGGTCAATACAGCAATACTCACACGCTGCAGTGTGTGGTATGTGACAGGAAGCGCGTTCCAAGTTTTGAGAATCAGCTGGTCTTCGGGTTGAAGTTTTTTCATTTCTGTCCACATGTGCTTGCTCGCCAACTCCGCTTTCTGTCGTGTGATTCTTTCCAAATCTTCATTCAGTGACTTGAACTTATTCACCCACATGTCTGAGGCCTTCAGGTCAGCCACTTCTGCTTCAAAATCTCTGACGGAGACACCAGGAATGTAACTCAGGTCGGCTGTGTTCAGTGAACACTCGTTTGGAAGGGTGATGAACTTAAAAAGACGAGTGTGCTCACGAAATTCTCCAAAGCGTGCTTTGAAGGACTGTAGGAGACTGGATGTGCAGCGAGCTAGCTGGTGGAGATCAAAGTTTTGAATAGGCTCACTTGCTGTGCATGCATCTTTAAATtggctcagtttttcaaaatgtagtaaACGACCTGTTTCAAGATCCATGATGAAATGTTCTAGCTTGTTTTCAAAAGCAAACACAGCTTGTTGAAGGGATAACACTgtatttccaatgccttgcatttTCACGTTGAGCTGGTTCAGATGTTCAGTCA encodes:
- the LOC111968066 gene encoding uncharacterized protein — encoded protein: MVSQAPAGHSPLPSAPEGGPVVERKDPRSDSQQSAVVVPSTVLKTMTPPKTEPFSPRPVAPPTAVPQTPEQKTLIRPVHVMPPVQPPDEKPVLPKPVVQPPVQENHLLQQPQVAQARFSVQTPVSFYFRSNRHLTPQRALLTVVISIWMGLTSTVHSHSS